The Candidatus Limnocylindrales bacterium genome has a segment encoding these proteins:
- a CDS encoding 2-dehydropantoate 2-reductase produces MQIAVIGAGNMGCLYGSNFARVGEQVTMVDIWEEHVKQMQAKGLEMDGLHGKFIAPVQATTDPASVPKADIAFICVNGYSTRDAADAARILLKDSGYAVTLQNGLGNVEILTEVLGKERVMAGLTFHSAELLEPGKVLHTNHGPTYLGELDRSRSPRLMVLNELMSRACMEPVLVEDIIATMWSKFVHNCGINAVCAITGLRPGHIREVPEVDEFQTQIIQEALALVKAKGITLPEKDPLGTIKEYCAKKFHKVSMVQHLERGRLTEIDSLNGYIVRESEKLGLSAPYNDALTKLIKGLQYIPADGTKTR; encoded by the coding sequence ATGCAAATTGCTGTAATCGGTGCAGGAAACATGGGATGTCTTTACGGAAGTAACTTTGCACGGGTTGGAGAGCAGGTTACCATGGTGGATATTTGGGAGGAGCACGTCAAACAGATGCAGGCCAAGGGTTTGGAGATGGACGGTCTGCATGGAAAGTTTATAGCCCCTGTTCAGGCCACTACTGATCCTGCCTCTGTACCCAAAGCGGATATTGCCTTTATTTGCGTGAATGGATATTCTACAAGGGATGCCGCCGACGCGGCCAGGATTTTACTGAAAGATTCCGGATATGCGGTGACTTTACAAAATGGACTGGGAAATGTTGAAATTTTAACCGAAGTACTGGGTAAGGAGCGCGTTATGGCTGGACTTACTTTTCACAGTGCAGAACTCCTGGAACCCGGTAAAGTCCTGCACACCAATCATGGACCTACTTACCTCGGTGAGTTAGACAGGTCCCGCTCCCCCCGCCTCATGGTCCTCAATGAGCTTATGAGCCGGGCATGTATGGAGCCGGTATTGGTCGAGGATATTATAGCTACCATGTGGAGTAAGTTTGTCCATAACTGTGGGATCAATGCTGTTTGTGCGATTACCGGACTTCGACCTGGTCATATCCGGGAAGTTCCTGAAGTGGACGAGTTTCAAACCCAGATTATCCAGGAAGCCCTGGCCCTTGTGAAGGCTAAAGGGATTACCCTTCCAGAAAAAGATCCTCTGGGAACCATTAAAGAGTATTGTGCTAAAAAGTTTCATAAAGTCTCCATGGTTCAACACCTGGAACGAGGCCGCTTAACTGAAATCGACTCCCTCAACGGCTATATTGTTCGAGAAAGTGAAAAATTAGGCTTATCAGCTCCTTATAACGATGCCCTTACCAAATTAATCAAAGGATTACAGTATATCCCGGCAGACGGTACTAAGACCCGATAG
- a CDS encoding 3-oxoacyl-ACP reductase family protein, whose translation MDIRNEVAIITGASRGIGRATAIALSEAGFKIVANYRSRDQEANELVKKISSRGGEIKLFKAPMGSSDEARRLVQFTLETFGQVDVLINNAGITATGIPLGEFSEDGWEEMLRVNLSAPFYLIKAVLPHMRERKKGNIINLSSNVTQRFPAGYGPYTVSKVGLDALTRILSKEEGPNGIRVNSIAPGPIDTEMLQESFRILGPERAAALINAVPLRRKGRPEEIASVIRFLVSEAASYITGQVIYVNGGGPT comes from the coding sequence ATGGATATCAGAAACGAGGTAGCTATCATCACAGGAGCATCCCGAGGTATTGGTCGAGCAACTGCCATAGCACTTTCTGAAGCCGGCTTTAAAATCGTAGCGAACTATCGGAGTCGAGATCAAGAAGCCAACGAGTTGGTTAAGAAAATCTCCTCCCGGGGGGGAGAAATAAAACTTTTTAAGGCTCCTATGGGTTCTTCTGACGAAGCCAGAAGACTTGTTCAATTTACCCTGGAGACCTTCGGACAGGTTGATGTTTTGATCAACAATGCCGGAATCACAGCTACCGGGATTCCTCTGGGGGAATTTTCAGAGGATGGTTGGGAAGAAATGCTTCGAGTGAATTTAAGTGCTCCCTTTTATCTCATCAAGGCAGTTCTACCTCACATGCGAGAACGAAAGAAAGGGAATATCATCAATCTTTCTTCCAATGTAACCCAGCGATTTCCTGCAGGCTATGGTCCTTATACCGTTTCTAAAGTTGGTTTGGATGCTCTTACCCGAATCCTATCTAAAGAGGAAGGGCCCAACGGAATTCGTGTAAATTCCATTGCTCCTGGGCCCATCGATACGGAGATGTTACAGGAATCTTTCAGAATCCTGGGACCTGAGCGAGCGGCCGCACTTATTAATGCAGTTCCACTGCGACGGAAAGGTCGCCCCGAGGAGATAGCCTCGGTTATACGCTTTTTGGTTTCTGAGGCCGCAAGCTACATCACCGGCCAGGTTATCTATGTAAATGGAGGCGGACCAACGTAG
- a CDS encoding uracil-DNA glycosylase, with product MLTTLEKLQEEIITCQKCPRLVLHRERIAREKKPQYRDWKYWGKPIPSFGDPDARVLVVGLAPAAHGGNRTGRMFTGDRSGDFLYQTLYRFGFSNQPTSTHGEDGLTLSDLYITAVVRCAPPNNKPFREELTNCHPYFLQELELLKNVQVVVALGRIAFDACLKAFQKRGIVLPRPRPVFGHGYVYTLAHSFTLIASYHPSRQNTQTGRLTQEMFHAIFEEVRRCI from the coding sequence ATGCTTACAACTTTAGAAAAACTTCAAGAGGAGATTATTACCTGCCAGAAATGTCCACGGTTGGTCCTGCACCGGGAGCGTATTGCCAGGGAAAAAAAGCCTCAGTACCGGGATTGGAAGTACTGGGGAAAGCCCATACCGAGTTTTGGAGATCCTGATGCCCGGGTTTTGGTTGTGGGTCTGGCCCCAGCCGCTCATGGAGGAAATCGAACCGGACGGATGTTTACCGGGGATAGGAGTGGTGATTTTCTCTATCAAACCCTTTATCGGTTTGGTTTCTCCAATCAACCCACCTCAACCCATGGGGAAGACGGCTTAACCCTTTCTGACCTCTATATTACGGCGGTAGTTCGTTGTGCTCCTCCAAATAATAAACCCTTCAGGGAAGAGCTGACAAACTGTCATCCTTACTTTCTTCAAGAACTTGAACTGCTTAAGAACGTTCAAGTCGTAGTCGCACTGGGGAGAATTGCCTTTGATGCTTGCCTGAAGGCTTTCCAAAAAAGAGGAATTGTCCTCCCTCGTCCCAGGCCTGTGTTTGGGCATGGTTACGTTTATACTTTGGCCCACTCCTTTACTCTGATTGCTTCTTATCATCCCAGCCGTCAGAATACTCAAACCGGTCGTTTAACCCAGGAAATGTTCCATGCTATTTTTGAAGAGGTTCGAAGGTGTATTTAA
- a CDS encoding NUDIX domain-containing protein, protein MNFITWKRRRTRLPTSLIKILSIPQDNQAYRFPVSVKGVIFRGPQVILLKNDRDEWELPGGKLESGETPQDCVKREIEEELGLVVDPGPILDSWVYHIYEGVDVLIVTYGCYPRPFSKIVLSPEHTEVGCFTLEEVKNLKMPEGYKKSIQTWAGFLTRT, encoded by the coding sequence TTGAACTTTATTACCTGGAAGCGGAGGCGTACTCGCCTGCCGACTTCTCTTATAAAAATTTTGTCTATTCCTCAAGACAATCAAGCTTACCGGTTCCCGGTATCTGTAAAAGGTGTTATTTTTCGGGGTCCTCAGGTCATTCTCTTAAAGAATGACCGTGACGAATGGGAACTGCCAGGAGGGAAGTTAGAATCCGGTGAAACCCCTCAGGATTGCGTTAAGAGGGAAATTGAAGAAGAACTGGGACTTGTGGTAGACCCAGGACCTATCCTGGATAGCTGGGTCTATCATATCTACGAAGGGGTTGATGTGCTCATTGTCACTTATGGATGTTATCCCAGACCCTTCTCTAAAATCGTCCTGAGTCCAGAACATACAGAAGTCGGATGTTTTACTCTAGAGGAGGTCAAAAACCTGAAGATGCCGGAAGGGTATAAAAAATCTATCCAGACCTGGGCCGGGTTTTTGACCAGGACTTAA
- a CDS encoding altronate dehydratase family protein, whose amino-acid sequence MSTNTYLLKQKAIILKPEADDVAVLMEALPAGTILEYEGKAIRLRQDIPRGHKVALRAIKKDDAVRKYGQIIGYATTHIEMGDHVHVHNLGVKYLAKQYEYATEVKPVEYYPESEMRYFMGYKRADGRVGTRNYIALVSSVNCSAFTTKAIAHRFQDISRDYPNVDGVIALTHQGGCGSTLNGEGYHIFQRTLANAARHPNVGAYILIGLGCEVNQPLALIENQGLIQIGLNGESTLPKVLSIQEEGGIQKTIEAGVKAVAELLPRVNEYKRTKQPVSHIVLGTKCGGSDANSGITANPALGVALDEIVRYGGTGILAETPEMYGAEHLLMKRARSVEVAKKLEERIHWWEEYTRKWGAEIDNNPAPGNKRGGLTTIFEKSLGAIAKGGSTPVNAVYLYGERITEKGFVLMDTPGYDPVTVTGMVAGGANVVVFTTGRGSVFGFKLAPSIKVATNSPLYHHMKDDMDINAGLVYEGLSVREVGLMILEEIIAVASGKQTKSEMQGVGEDEFCPWIYGAML is encoded by the coding sequence ATGAGCACAAATACATATCTTTTAAAGCAAAAAGCCATTATTCTGAAACCTGAAGCTGACGATGTGGCAGTTCTGATGGAAGCTTTACCTGCCGGAACGATTCTGGAATACGAAGGGAAAGCCATCCGATTAAGACAGGATATCCCCCGTGGACATAAAGTAGCTTTAAGGGCTATAAAAAAAGACGATGCCGTGAGAAAATACGGACAGATCATTGGTTATGCTACGACCCATATCGAAATGGGAGATCATGTTCATGTACATAATCTGGGTGTGAAGTATCTTGCAAAACAGTATGAATATGCCACAGAGGTAAAACCCGTAGAGTACTATCCCGAGAGTGAAATGCGTTATTTTATGGGATATAAACGGGCCGACGGACGAGTAGGAACACGAAATTATATTGCTCTGGTCTCCAGCGTAAATTGTTCGGCTTTTACAACGAAAGCCATTGCTCATAGATTTCAGGATATTTCCCGGGATTATCCCAATGTGGACGGTGTGATTGCCTTAACCCATCAGGGTGGTTGTGGTTCTACCCTCAACGGGGAGGGATATCACATCTTTCAAAGGACCCTGGCCAATGCGGCCCGGCATCCCAATGTAGGAGCCTATATCCTTATCGGGTTGGGCTGTGAAGTTAATCAACCCCTGGCTCTTATTGAAAATCAGGGACTCATTCAGATTGGACTTAACGGAGAAAGTACTCTACCCAAGGTTTTGAGTATTCAAGAGGAAGGTGGAATTCAGAAAACCATTGAGGCGGGTGTGAAGGCAGTAGCCGAACTGTTACCGAGGGTCAATGAATATAAACGAACGAAGCAACCGGTATCCCACATTGTACTCGGAACGAAATGCGGGGGCAGCGACGCCAACTCTGGAATTACGGCCAATCCGGCACTGGGAGTTGCACTGGATGAGATTGTCCGTTATGGAGGAACCGGTATCTTGGCAGAAACACCGGAAATGTATGGAGCAGAACACCTGCTGATGAAACGGGCCCGCAGTGTTGAAGTAGCGAAAAAATTGGAAGAGCGAATTCATTGGTGGGAAGAATATACAAGGAAATGGGGTGCAGAAATTGATAATAATCCTGCGCCCGGTAACAAGCGAGGAGGACTTACCACCATTTTCGAAAAATCCCTGGGAGCCATCGCTAAAGGAGGTTCCACTCCGGTCAATGCCGTTTACCTTTACGGGGAGAGAATCACCGAAAAGGGATTCGTGCTCATGGATACACCAGGTTATGATCCCGTAACGGTTACCGGTATGGTCGCCGGAGGAGCCAATGTCGTTGTGTTTACCACAGGCCGCGGATCTGTATTTGGATTCAAACTCGCACCCTCCATTAAAGTAGCCACCAATTCCCCACTCTACCACCACATGAAGGACGATATGGATATCAATGCCGGCTTGGTTTACGAAGGGCTTTCGGTCCGAGAAGTAGGCCTTATGATCCTGGAAGAGATCATCGCGGTTGCCTCCGGTAAGCAAACAAAAAGTGAAATGCAAGGGGTTGGAGAAGATGAGTTCTGCCCCTGGATTTACGGAGCGATGTTATAA